One region of Acomys russatus chromosome 8, mAcoRus1.1, whole genome shotgun sequence genomic DNA includes:
- the Poglut1 gene encoding protein O-glucosyltransferase 1 — translation MERRAGCRLMPWMLLLLLFPVQGRQKESGSKWKVFIDQINRALENYEPCSSQNCSCYHGIIDADLAPFRGGITRKMMAEVVSRKLGTHYQIIRNRLYREEDCMFPSRCSGVEHFILEVISRLPDMEMVINVRDYPQVPKWMEPTIPVFSFSKTSEYHDIMYPAWTFWEGGPAVWPLYPTGLGRWDLFREDLARSAAQWPWEKKNATAYFRGSRTSPERDPLILLSRKNPKLVDAEYTKNQAWKSMKDTLGKPAAKDVHLIDHCKYKYLFNFRGVAASFRFKHLFLCGSLVFHVGDEWVEFFYPQLKPWVHYIPVKTDLSNVQELLQFVKANDDIAQEIAERGNQFIINHLQMDDITCYWENLLTEYSKFLSYNVTRRKDYDQIIPRLLKTEL, via the exons ATGGAGCGGCGGGCGGGCTGTCGGCTTATGCCATGGATGCTGTTATTGCTCCTGTTCCCGGTGCAGGGCCGCCAGAAGGAGTCAG GCTCAAAATGGAAAGTATTTATTGACCAAATTAACAGGGCTTTGGAGAATTATGAGCCATGTTCAAGTCAAAACTGCAGTTGCTATCACGG CATCATAGACGCGGACCTGGCTCCTTTCCGAGGTGGCATCACCAGGAAGATGATGGCCGAGGTGGTCAGCCGGAAGCTAGGGACCCACTACCAGATCATTAGGAACAGATTATACAGGGAAGAGGACTGCATGTTCCCCTCCAG ATGCAGTGGTGTTGAACACTTTATTTTGGAAGTGATCAGTCGCCTCCCTGACATGGAAATGGTAATCAACGTACGAGATTACCCTCAGGTTCCTAAGTGGATGGAGCCTACCATCCCTGTCTTCTCCTTCAGTAAG ACATCGGAGTACCATGATATCATGTATCCTGCATGGACATTTTGGGAAGGGGGCCCCGCTGTGTGGCCTCTTTATCCTACAGGTCTCGGACGGTGGGACCTCTTCAGAGAAGATCTGGCAAG GTCAGCAGCCCAGTGgccatgggaaaagaaaaatgctacagCGTATTTTCGAGGATCAAG GACAAGCCCCGAAAGAGATCCTCTCATTCTCCTATCTCGGAAAAACCCAAAACTCGTTGATGCAGAATACACCAAAAACCAGGCCTGGAAATCTATGAAA GATACTCTGGGAAAGCCAGCTGCTAAGGATGTGCACCTTATAGATCACTGCAAATACAA gtACCTGTTTAATTTTCGCGGTGTAGCTGCAAGTTTCCGGTTCAAACACCTCTTCTTGTGTGGTTCGCTGGTCTTCCATGTTGGTGATGAGTGGGTAGAGTTCTTCTACCCACAACTGAAGCCATGGGTTCACTACATTCCAGTCAAAACAGACCTCTCCAATGTCCA GGAGCTGTTGCAGTTTGTAAAAGCAAATGATGATATTGCTCAGGAAATTGCAGAAAG GGGAAACCAGTTCATCATAAACCATTTGCAGATGGATGACATCACCTGTTACTGGGAGAACCTCTTGACGGAATATTCCAAATTCCTCTCCTATAATGTAACAAGAAGGAAAGATTATGACCAGATCATCCCCAGACTTTTGAAAACAGAACTGTAG